The Equus quagga isolate Etosha38 chromosome 10, UCLA_HA_Equagga_1.0, whole genome shotgun sequence genome includes a region encoding these proteins:
- the LOC124245267 gene encoding small integral membrane protein 10-like protein 2A — MAASVALTAAAAAAALSGLAVRLSRSVAARGSYGAFCKGLTRTLLTFFDLAWRLRMNFPYFYVVASVMLNVRLQVRIE; from the coding sequence ATGGCGGCGTCGGTGGCTCTgaccgcggcggcggcggcggcggccctgTCGGGCCTGGCGGTGCGGCTGTCGCGCTCGGTGGCGGCCCGGGGCTCCTATGGCGCCTTCTGCAAGGGGCTCACGCGCACGCTGCTCACCTTCTTCGACCTGGCCTGGCGGCTGCGCATGAACTTCCCCTACTTCTACGTCGTGGCCTCCGTGATGCTCAACGTCCGCCTGCAGGTGCGGATCGAGTGA